The Ogataea parapolymorpha DL-1 chromosome III, whole genome shotgun sequence nucleotide sequence TAGAATACCAATTATTCGTGTTGAATTTCTAAATTTAATTGATTATTCGAGATTGAACACCCCGTCTTTTTTcaagaaatattttttctccgtCACGATACAGTCGATGTTTTCGTGCGGCGTCACGTCAAAAGATGGGTTCCACACGTCTATGCCGGCCGGCGCCATTCTGACTTTCTGTAGCTGAACACCGTTTTCTCCCTGGACAAAAGAGCCGTCCTTGTCGACTGCTGCTCCCATAATTTCCGTGAGCTCTCTCTTCGGCCGTTGCTCAATAACGATCTCGTCTCCAGTGTTTCTGGTGAAGTCGATCGTCGTTGTAGGCGCCGCCCCGACGAACTTGATCGATGGGTACAGCGACGCGATCAgcgagagctggaaagtgCCAATTTTATTGGCAAGGTCGCCATTCTTCACTATTCTGTCTGCTCCCACGATAATAAATTTTATTGGAGCCGTGCTTGGCAGCGATCTGTTGGTTTTCTGGCGTGCCAGCGAGTCCACCAAAAACGACACCATATTGTCTGTGATGAGCGTGAAGGGGATCTTTTCGTATTGCAGCTCGTACGCGGTCAATCTTGAGCCCTGGTTATACGGTCTAGTTTCGCATGCGTACACATGGCTCATTCTGGTCGAGTTGGACCTGGCCTCTTGGTGCAATGCCCGGATAATTCCCAGAGCAGTTCCGTAGCCAGAGGTTGCCAGCGAGCCCGTGTTGCAGATGGTCATGACGGAAAACTCGCCCGTAAATccttctttctccagctcctggtAGATGTATTTCACCCCGTTCGCTCCTATGGAATAGTTCGACTCCAAATCGTCTTTGTACAGCTTGACGGTGAAGTCAAACAGGCCCGAGTACAACTCTTTCAAACTCTGTTTGTCctggatgatttttttcatctcGTTGCAGCCATTGAGCAGGTTGACGGCCGTTGGTCTGGATTCAACAAGAAGGTCAATTCTCTTCTCCAATTGGGCCTTAAACTCTGCCAAATCGTCCTTATTGTATCCAAATGGATTGtcgttcttgttgatcaccctgtccagctccacaaccacagaaaaacaCCCCACAAGCATGATGGCCGGCGCTCCTCTGGTGTACATGCCTTTGATGGCCTCGTACCCAGAAAACGACGTGTCCGCGTCACATGGCGCCATGC carries:
- a CDS encoding Methylthioribose-1-phosphate isomerase, with protein sequence MSLEAIKFDSQRVTLEILNQLLVPYDTQYLSVGSMAPCDADTSFSGYEAIKGMYTRGAPAIMLVGCFSVVVELDRVINKNDNPFGYNKDDLAEFKAQLEKRIDLLVESRPTAVNLLNGCNEMKKIIQDKQSLKELYSGLFDFTVKLYKDDLESNYSIGANGVKYIYQELEKEGFTGEFSVMTICNTGSLATSGYGTALGIIRALHQEARSNSTRMSHVYACETRPYNQGSRLTAYELQYEKIPFTLITDNMVSFLVDSLARQKTNRSLPSTAPIKFIIVGADRIVKNGDLANKIGTFQLSLIASLYPSIKFVGAAPTTTIDFTRNTGDEIVIEQRPKRELTEIMGAAVDKDGSFVQGENGVQLQKVRMAPAGIDVWNPSFDVTPHENIDCIVTEKKYFLKKDGVFNLE